Proteins encoded within one genomic window of Cucumis sativus cultivar 9930 chromosome 3, Cucumber_9930_V3, whole genome shotgun sequence:
- the LOC101212686 gene encoding pectinesterase has product MSDQGKNKKAALIGVSSLFLVAMVVAVAVGVNRNSPNASGGGDSAATAEISTSTKAVKALCQPTDYQETCEKALSEAGTNTSDPRELIKAGFNVAVNEIKWAIGNSTTLKEAASDPMAKQALDACGELMDYAIDDLVISFQRITDNFDMQKLDDYIEDLKVWLSGALTYQETCIDGFENVTGDTGEKMTKLLETSKELTINGLGMVSEVTSILTSFGLPAIGRRLMTEESNEQREEPSWVRDRRGLLQATGANIKADAVVAKDGSGKYKTVTAALNDVPKKSNKTFVIYVKAGVYQEQVMVEKSMTWVMMIGDGPTKTKITAGKNYIDGTPTFKTATVSVIGSNFIAKDIGFENSAGAAKHQAVALRVQSDMSVFYNCQMDGYQDTLYTHAHRQFYRDCTITGTIDFIFGNGAVVFQNCKILVRKPMDNQQCIVTAQGRTQRKEPTAIILQNCAISSAPDFFPIRHINKAFLGRPWKQYSRTIIMQSQIDDLIQPEGWLPWTGNFALNTLFYAEINNRGPGAATDKRVKWKGIKKITMEHALDFTAARFIRGDPWIKPTGVPYTSGMMAV; this is encoded by the exons atgtcTGATCAAGGGAAGAACAAGAAAGCTGCTCTCATCGGTGTATCTTCCTTGTTTCTTGTTGCCATGGTAGTTGCAGTCGCAGTCGGTGTCAATCGAAATAGCCCCAACGCCAGCGGTGGTGGCGACAGTGCCGCCACAGCCGAGATTTCGACCTCCACCAAAGCAGTCAAGGCTCTCTGTCAGCCCACTGACTACCAAGAAACCTGCGAGAAAGCTCTGTCTGAGGCCGGAACCAACACGAGCGACCCACGTGAGCTAATCAAAGCTGGTTTCAATGTCGCCGTCAACGAAATCAAATGGGCCATTGGAAATTCCACCACTCTGAAAGAAGCCGCCTCTGACCCAATGGCTAAACAAGCTCTTGACGCCTGTGGTGAGCTTATGGATTATGCAATTGACGATCTCGTAATTTCCTTTCAAAGAATCACAGACAATTTCGACATGCAGAAACTCGATGATTACATCGAAGATCTTAAGGTTTGGTTGAGTGGCGCATTGACTTATCAAGAAACTTGCATAGACGGCTTCGAAAATGTCACCGGCGATACCGGGGAAAAGATGACGAAATTGTTGGAAACGTCGAAAGAATTGACAATTAATGGGCTTGGAATGGTGAGTGAAGTTACTTCCATATTGACCTCTTTTGGGCTCCCAGCAATTGGACGACGGTTAATGACGGAGGAATCTAATGAACAAAGGGAAGAACCGTCGTGGGTCAGAGACAGACGGGGGCTTCTCCAAGCCACCGGCGCCAACATCAAGGCGGATGCCGTGGTGGCGAAAGACGGAAGTGGAAAGTACAAAACTGTGACTGCAGCCTTAAATGATGTCCCAAAGAAGAGCAATAAAACGTTTGTGATTTACGTTAAGGCAGGGGTTTATCAAGAACAAGTAATGGTAGAGAAAAGTATGACTTGGGTGATGATGATCGGAGATGGTCCGACTAAAACTAAGATTACAGCCGGGAAGAACTACATCGATGGAACACCCACCTTCAAAACCGCTACCGTTT CTGTGATTGGAAGCAACTTCATTGCGAAGGACATCGGCTTCGAGAACTCTGCCGGAGCAGCAAAGCATCAGGCGGTGGCACTTCGAGTTCAATCCGACATGTCAGTCTTCTACAATTGTCAAATGGACGGTTACCAAGACACTCTCTACACACACGCTCACCGTCAATTCTACCGAGACTGCACCATCACCGGAACCATCGATTTCATCTTCGGAAACGGCGCCGTTGTATTCCAAAACTGCAAGATCCTAGTGAGGAAGCCAATGGATAATCAACAATGCATCGTCACCGCGCAGGGCCGAACTCAACGGAAAGAGCCAACCGCCATAATCTTGCAAAATTGTGCCATTTCCTCAGCCCCTGACTTCTTCCCGATCCGCCACATCAACAAGGCTTTCCTGGGCCGGCCATGGAAGCAATATTCAAGAACAATCATAATGCAATCCCAAATTGATGACTTGATTCAACCTGAAGGGTGGCTTCCATGGACGGGAAATTTTGCTCTGAATACTCTGTTTTATGCAGAGATCAATAACAGGGGACCAGGAGCAGCTACGGATAAACGTGTGAAGTGGAAGGGAATTAAGAAGATCACTATGGAACACGCCTTAGATTTCACTGCTGCGAGATTTATTCGTGGAGATCCCTGGATCAAGCCCACCGGCGTTCCGTACACTTCGGGCATGATGGCagtataa
- the LOC101207308 gene encoding RING-H2 finger protein ATL2: MEAAMEDPSTPSPSGIKDFALSGKIMLSAIIILLFVVLLIICLHLYARWYVLRARRRGNLRRRNRLVFYFEPENSSAPHGAALSQHRGLDSSVLNSLPVFTFSSKSHSDPIDCAVCLSEFEENEKGRTLPKCSHSFHIDCIDMWFHSHATCPLCRSPVEMPTEAPVEVEISMEEPVIAESGSSSSGFCAECDRSDRMAPSSTGSRSFRARRKPSETGGVSIEIPTRREGEFASSLSPTTPSFKSPISRVMSLSFKMIIGLERRGGASPTGNGVGCSSGSGVEVDIEKGKESVQ, encoded by the coding sequence ATGGAAGCTGCCATGGAAGATCCCAGTACCCCTTCTCCTTCGGGAATCAAAGATTTCGCCCTTAGCGGCAAGATTATGCTCAGTGCCATCATCATCCTCCTCTTCGTCGTCCTTCTCATCATTTGCCTTCACCTTTACGCCCGCTGGTACGTTCTCCGTGCTCGCCGCCGTGGAAATCTCCGCCGTCGCAACCGTCTCGTCTTTTATTTCGAACCCGAAAACTCCTCTGCCCCACATGGCGCCGCTCTCTCCCAACATCGAGGCCTCGATTCCTCTGTTCTCAACTCTCTCCCTGTTTTCACTTTCTCTTCTAAATCCCATTCCGATCCCATCGATTGCGCTGTCTGCCTGTCTGAGTTTGAGGAGAATGAAAAGGGTCGTACACTTCCCAAATGTTCTCATAGTTTTCATATTGACTGCATCGATATGTGGTTTCACTCACACGCTACTTGCCCACTCTGTCGTTCACCGGTCGAGATGCCTACGGAGGCACCGGTGGAGGTTGAGATTTCCATGGAGGAACCAGTGATAGCTGAATCCGGTTCGAGTTCTTCTGGTTTTTGCGCTGAGTGCGATCGATCAGACAGGATGGCTCCTTCTTCCACCGGTTCTCGGTCGTTTAGGGCGCGACGAAAGCCGTCGGAAACGGGTGGAGTTTCGATTGAGATTCCGACGAGAAGGGAGGGGGAGTTTGCGTCTTCATTGTCGCCGACAACTCCGTCGTTTAAGTCGCCGATAAGTCGGGTGATGTCGTTGTCGTTCAAGATGATCATAGGTCTGGAGAGAAGAGGGGGGGCGTCACCGACGGGAAATGGAGTGGGATGCAGCTCCGGCAGCGGCGTGGAAGTGGATATTGAAAAGGGAAAGGAGAGCGTTCAATGA
- the LOC116402804 gene encoding uncharacterized protein LOC116402804: VGLYPGGSPSRNSRRPGSSPGLRGGLEIVFNQQ, translated from the coding sequence GTAGGGCTTTACCCCGGAGGGAGCCCTTCCAGAAATTCTCGAAGGCCAGGGTCGAGCCCAGGCCTAAGAGGGGGTTTGGAAATAGTTTTCAACCAGCAATAG
- the LOC101212443 gene encoding uncharacterized protein LOC101212443, with product MELSSIRHTTLNLNGINLHIAEKGESGPLILFIHGFPELWYSWRHQILDLSSRGYRAVAPDLRGYGDSDSPPSVNDYTCFHIVGDLIALIDALVGVEEKVFVVGHDWGAVIAWNLCMYRPDRVKALVNTSVTFNRRSPKRKPIESLKALYGDDYYICRFQEPGEIEAEFAEIGTERIMTEILSYRTPKPLMMPKGRGKGKDHPLDTPISLPPWLAKQDMDYYVSKFDKNGFTGPINYYRNLDRNWELNASFTGAQVKVPTKFIVGDQDLTYHSFGAKQYIQSGEMKKDVPFLEEVVVMEGVGHFLQEEKPHEISNHIYEFIKNY from the exons ATGGAACTCTCCTCAATTCGCCACACAACTCTCAACCTCAATGGAATCAACCTCCACATAGCCGAGAAAGGCGAGTCAGGTCCACTAATCCTCTTTATCCATGGCTTCCCCGAGCTCTGGTACTCATGGCGTCACCAGATCCTCGATCTCTCCTCCCGCGGCTACCGCGCCGTCGCCCCTGACCTCCGCGGCTACGGAGACTCCGACTCCCCACCCTCAGTTAACGACTACACTTGTTTCCACATAGTAGGGGACTTAATTGCTCTAATCGACGCCCTTGTTGGAGTAGAAGAGAAGGTATTCGTTGTGGGGCATGATTGGGGAGCGGTGATTGCTTGGAATCTTTGCATGTATCGGCCGGATCGAGTTAAAGCGTTGGTGAATACGAGCGTGACTTTCAATCGACGAAGCCCTAAGAGGAAACCGATTGAATCGCTTAAAGCTCTGTATGGCGATGATTACTACATTTGCAGATTTCAG GAACCTGGAGAAATAGAGGCAGAGTTTGCTGAGATTGGCACTGAAAGGATTATGACAGAAATACTAAGTTATCGCACTCCAAAGCCACTAATGATGCCTAAAGGCAGAGGCAAAGGCAAAGACCATCCACTGGATACTCCCATTTCTTTGCCTCCATGGTTAGCGAAGCAAGACATGGACTATTATGTCtccaaatttgacaaaaatggCTTCACTGGCCCAATCAATTACTACAGAAATCTCGACAG GAACTGGGAACTCAATGCTTCATTTACAGGGGCTCAGGTGAAAGTTCCAACAAAGTTCATTGTGGGTGACCAAGATCTTACCTACCACTCTTTTGGAGCTAAACAATATATACAGAGTGGGGAGATGAAGAAAGACGTTCCTTTTCTTGAAGAGGTTGTTGTAATGGAAGGCGTAGGTCACTTCCTTCAAGAGGAGAAGCCCCATGAGATCAGCAACCATATCTATGAATTCATTAAGAACTACTAG
- the LOC101206829 gene encoding lipoamide acyltransferase component of branched-chain alpha-keto acid dehydrogenase complex, mitochondrial isoform X2: MRELFVLDLCLVYGGCRISSSDFYSGDEVEEFQPLCEVQSDKATIEITSRYKGKVGQLLYVPGDIVKVGETLLKVHVEGFEDEIQVSGLTEGHLAKPEVKESQQDKSKNCGVLSTPPVRDLAKEYGIDINDVSGSGPDGRVLKEDVLQYAVKKGILEDHVSSAASFRVQFDESETHTHAPDGVMWTYEDKKVQLRGFQRAMVKSMAIAAKVPHFHYVEEINCDALLELKASFQGNTTEPNVKHTSLPLLIKSLSMAMSKYPMLNSCFNEDSFEVTLKGSHNIGIAMATPHGLVVPNIKNVQSLSVLEITKELSRLQLLAMENKLSPGDISGGTITLSNIGAIGGKYGSPLLNLPEVSIIAIGRIKKVPQIADDGSVYPSSIMTVNIGADHRVLDGATVARFCNEWKRFIENPELLILHMR; encoded by the exons ATGCGAGAGCTGTTTGTGTTGGATCTCTGTCTGGTTTACGGAGGATGCAGGATCAGTTCAAGTGATTTCTATTCT GGGGATGAAGTTGAGGAGTTTCAACCACTTTGTGAAGTTCAGAGTGACAAAGCAACAATTGAAATAACTAGTCGCTACAAGGGAAAAGTTGGTCAACTTTTATATGTTCCGGGGGACATTGTTAAG GTTGGAGAAACTCTTTTAAAAGTACACGTCGAGGGTTTCGAGGATGAGATCCAGGTTTCAGGGTTAACTGAAGGGCATTTGGCAAAACCCGAAGTAAAAGAGTCCCAACAGGACAAAAGCAAAAACTGTGGAGTTCTGTCCACACCTCCTGTTCGGGATCTTGCAAAAGAATATGGTATAGACATAAATGATGTCAGTGGAAGTGGTCCAGATGGAAGGGTATTAAAAGAAGACGTTCTTCAGTATGCTGTCAAAAAAGGAATTCTTGAAGACCATGTTTCTTCTGCTGCTAGTTTTAGGGTGCAATTTGATGAATCAGAGACTCACACTCATGCACCAGATGGAGTTATGTGGACCTACGAGGATAAGAAAGTTCAATTGAG AGGATTCCAACGAGCAATGGTTAAATCCATGGCCATTGCAGCAAAGGTTCCCCATTTTCACTACGTAGAGGAGATCAATTGTGATGCACTTCTGGAGCTTAAAGCATCTTTCCAAGGAAATACTACCGAACCAAATGTCAAACACACGTCTCTTCCCTTATTGATAAAGTCCCTTTCTATGGCAATGAGCAAATACCCAATGCTAAATAGTTGCTTCAATGAAGATTCATTTGAGGTCACTCTCAAAG GCTCCCATAATATTGGAATCGCCATGGCTACTCCACATGGTTTGGTTGTGCCAAATATAAAGAATGTTCAGTCCCTTTCTGTTTTGGAG ATCACAAAGGAGCTATCACGCTTACAACTACTAGCAATGGAAAACAAGCTCAGTCCTGGGGACATATCCGGTGGCACAATAACCTTAAGCAATATCGGAGCCATTGGTGGAAAATACGGTTCTCCTTTGCTCAACTTGCCTGAAGTATCCATCATCGCAATTGGCCGAATAAAAAAAGTTCCACAGATTGCCGATGATGGGAGCGTGTATCCATCATCAATCATGACG GTGAACATTGGTGCAGACCATAGAGTTCTGGATGGAGCAACAGTGGCAAGGTTTTGTAACGAGTGGAAGCGATTCATTGAAAATCCAGAGCTTCTGATATTGCATATGAGATGA
- the LOC101206829 gene encoding lipoamide acyltransferase component of branched-chain alpha-keto acid dehydrogenase complex, mitochondrial isoform X1, translating to MVCARAQTAAMWLSCESCLCWISVWFTEDAGSVQGDEVEEFQPLCEVQSDKATIEITSRYKGKVGQLLYVPGDIVKVGETLLKVHVEGFEDEIQVSGLTEGHLAKPEVKESQQDKSKNCGVLSTPPVRDLAKEYGIDINDVSGSGPDGRVLKEDVLQYAVKKGILEDHVSSAASFRVQFDESETHTHAPDGVMWTYEDKKVQLRGFQRAMVKSMAIAAKVPHFHYVEEINCDALLELKASFQGNTTEPNVKHTSLPLLIKSLSMAMSKYPMLNSCFNEDSFEVTLKGSHNIGIAMATPHGLVVPNIKNVQSLSVLEITKELSRLQLLAMENKLSPGDISGGTITLSNIGAIGGKYGSPLLNLPEVSIIAIGRIKKVPQIADDGSVYPSSIMTVNIGADHRVLDGATVARFCNEWKRFIENPELLILHMR from the exons ATGGTTTGTGCAAGAG CTCAAACTGCTGCAATGTGGCTGTCATGCGAGAGCTGTTTGTGTTGGATCTCTGTCTGGTTTACGGAGGATGCAGGATCAGTTCAA GGGGATGAAGTTGAGGAGTTTCAACCACTTTGTGAAGTTCAGAGTGACAAAGCAACAATTGAAATAACTAGTCGCTACAAGGGAAAAGTTGGTCAACTTTTATATGTTCCGGGGGACATTGTTAAG GTTGGAGAAACTCTTTTAAAAGTACACGTCGAGGGTTTCGAGGATGAGATCCAGGTTTCAGGGTTAACTGAAGGGCATTTGGCAAAACCCGAAGTAAAAGAGTCCCAACAGGACAAAAGCAAAAACTGTGGAGTTCTGTCCACACCTCCTGTTCGGGATCTTGCAAAAGAATATGGTATAGACATAAATGATGTCAGTGGAAGTGGTCCAGATGGAAGGGTATTAAAAGAAGACGTTCTTCAGTATGCTGTCAAAAAAGGAATTCTTGAAGACCATGTTTCTTCTGCTGCTAGTTTTAGGGTGCAATTTGATGAATCAGAGACTCACACTCATGCACCAGATGGAGTTATGTGGACCTACGAGGATAAGAAAGTTCAATTGAG AGGATTCCAACGAGCAATGGTTAAATCCATGGCCATTGCAGCAAAGGTTCCCCATTTTCACTACGTAGAGGAGATCAATTGTGATGCACTTCTGGAGCTTAAAGCATCTTTCCAAGGAAATACTACCGAACCAAATGTCAAACACACGTCTCTTCCCTTATTGATAAAGTCCCTTTCTATGGCAATGAGCAAATACCCAATGCTAAATAGTTGCTTCAATGAAGATTCATTTGAGGTCACTCTCAAAG GCTCCCATAATATTGGAATCGCCATGGCTACTCCACATGGTTTGGTTGTGCCAAATATAAAGAATGTTCAGTCCCTTTCTGTTTTGGAG ATCACAAAGGAGCTATCACGCTTACAACTACTAGCAATGGAAAACAAGCTCAGTCCTGGGGACATATCCGGTGGCACAATAACCTTAAGCAATATCGGAGCCATTGGTGGAAAATACGGTTCTCCTTTGCTCAACTTGCCTGAAGTATCCATCATCGCAATTGGCCGAATAAAAAAAGTTCCACAGATTGCCGATGATGGGAGCGTGTATCCATCATCAATCATGACG GTGAACATTGGTGCAGACCATAGAGTTCTGGATGGAGCAACAGTGGCAAGGTTTTGTAACGAGTGGAAGCGATTCATTGAAAATCCAGAGCTTCTGATATTGCATATGAGATGA
- the LOC101206829 gene encoding lipoamide acyltransferase component of branched-chain alpha-keto acid dehydrogenase complex, mitochondrial isoform X3, giving the protein MSILTIGRRRISSTNAWATGRRLLSPFTSQSPSPSISQFPSQQTPESLPHPFPPLGSPSSGRAWLHSHANRFEARIKGVSKICRFSSQALDGLPLFRLVDIPLAQTGEGIAECELLKWFVQEGDEVEEFQPLCEVQSDKATIEITSRYKGKVGQLLYVPGDIVKVGETLLKVHVEGFEDEIQVSGLTEGHLAKPEVKESQQDKSKNCGVLSTPPVRDLAKEYGIDINDVSGSGPDGRVLKEDVLQYAVKKGILEDHVSSAASFRVQFDESETHTHAPDGVMWTYEDKKVQLRGFQRAMVKSMAIAAKVPHFHYVEEINCDALLELKASFQGNTTEPNVKHTSLPLLIKSLSMAMSKYPMLNSCFNEDSFEVTLKGSHNIGIAMATPHGLVVPNIKNVQSLSVLEITKELSRLQLLAMENKLSPGDISGGTITLSNIGAIGGKYGSPLLNLPEVSIIAIGRIKKVPQIADDGSVYPSSIMTVNIGADHRVLDGATVARFCNEWKRFIENPELLILHMR; this is encoded by the exons ATGTCGATTCTTACGATCGGCCGGAGGAGGATTTCGTCGACGAATGCTTGGGCCACCGGTCGCCGGTTACTCTCTCCCTTCACCTCTCAATCTCCTTCTCCTTCAATTTCTCAGTTTCCGTCGCAGCAGACGCCCGAATCCCTTCCACACCCATTTCCTCCGCTTGGATCCCCCAGTTCCGGTCGGGCATGGCTTCATTCACATGCTAATCGTTTCGAG GCTAGGATAAAAGGCGTTTCGAAGATATGTCGCTTTTCTAGCCAGGCTTTAGACGGTCTtccactttttaggttggtcGATATACCTTTGGCTCAAACTGGTGAAGGAATTGCAGAATGTGAGCTTCTTAAATGGTTTGTGCAAGAG GGGGATGAAGTTGAGGAGTTTCAACCACTTTGTGAAGTTCAGAGTGACAAAGCAACAATTGAAATAACTAGTCGCTACAAGGGAAAAGTTGGTCAACTTTTATATGTTCCGGGGGACATTGTTAAG GTTGGAGAAACTCTTTTAAAAGTACACGTCGAGGGTTTCGAGGATGAGATCCAGGTTTCAGGGTTAACTGAAGGGCATTTGGCAAAACCCGAAGTAAAAGAGTCCCAACAGGACAAAAGCAAAAACTGTGGAGTTCTGTCCACACCTCCTGTTCGGGATCTTGCAAAAGAATATGGTATAGACATAAATGATGTCAGTGGAAGTGGTCCAGATGGAAGGGTATTAAAAGAAGACGTTCTTCAGTATGCTGTCAAAAAAGGAATTCTTGAAGACCATGTTTCTTCTGCTGCTAGTTTTAGGGTGCAATTTGATGAATCAGAGACTCACACTCATGCACCAGATGGAGTTATGTGGACCTACGAGGATAAGAAAGTTCAATTGAG AGGATTCCAACGAGCAATGGTTAAATCCATGGCCATTGCAGCAAAGGTTCCCCATTTTCACTACGTAGAGGAGATCAATTGTGATGCACTTCTGGAGCTTAAAGCATCTTTCCAAGGAAATACTACCGAACCAAATGTCAAACACACGTCTCTTCCCTTATTGATAAAGTCCCTTTCTATGGCAATGAGCAAATACCCAATGCTAAATAGTTGCTTCAATGAAGATTCATTTGAGGTCACTCTCAAAG GCTCCCATAATATTGGAATCGCCATGGCTACTCCACATGGTTTGGTTGTGCCAAATATAAAGAATGTTCAGTCCCTTTCTGTTTTGGAG ATCACAAAGGAGCTATCACGCTTACAACTACTAGCAATGGAAAACAAGCTCAGTCCTGGGGACATATCCGGTGGCACAATAACCTTAAGCAATATCGGAGCCATTGGTGGAAAATACGGTTCTCCTTTGCTCAACTTGCCTGAAGTATCCATCATCGCAATTGGCCGAATAAAAAAAGTTCCACAGATTGCCGATGATGGGAGCGTGTATCCATCATCAATCATGACG GTGAACATTGGTGCAGACCATAGAGTTCTGGATGGAGCAACAGTGGCAAGGTTTTGTAACGAGTGGAAGCGATTCATTGAAAATCCAGAGCTTCTGATATTGCATATGAGATGA
- the LOC101207065 gene encoding probable acylpyruvase FAHD1, mitochondrial, with protein MATAYANLLNVGTKIIAVGRNYAAHAKELGNAVPKEPVLFMKPTSSYLQNGGTIEIPHPLKSLDHEVELAVVISQRARDVSEASAMDYVGGYALALDMTAREIQASAKSAGLPWTVAKGQDTFTPISSVLSKASIPDPDDLELWLKVDDEYRQKGSTKDMIFKIPYLISHISSLITLLEGDVILTGTPSGVGPVKAGQKVTAGITNIIDVHFNVENRKKP; from the exons ATGGCAACGGCATACGCAAATCTTCTGAATGTCGGAACCAAAATCATCGCCGTCGGCCGGAACTACGCTGCCCATGCCAAAGAACTTGGCAACGCCGTCCCCAAG gagcctgttttgtttatgaaacCCACGTCGTCTTACTTGCAAAATGGAGGGACGATCGAGATTCCTCACCCTCTTAAGTCTTTGGATCATGAGGTTGAGCTCGCCGTCGTAATCTCTCAGAGAGCTCGTGATGTTTCTGAAGCCTCCGCCATGGATTATGTTGGGG GTTATGCTCTTGCTCTGGACATGACTGCCCGAGAAATCCAAGCTTCTGCAAAG TCTGCAGGTCTTCCATGGACAGTAGCTAAAGGGCAGGACACCTTTACACCCATCAGTTCTGTT CTGTCCAAGGCATCAATCCCTGATCCGGATGATTTAGAATTGTGGTTAAAG GTAGATGATGAGTATCGACAGAAGGGCTCAACCAAGGATATGATCTTTAAAATCCCATACCTCATTAGCCACATAAGTTCCCTCATAACCCTTCTTGAAGGAGACGTGATATTAACAG GAACTCCCTCAGGCGTTGGCCCAGTGAAGGCAGGTCAGAAGGTGACAGCAGGGATAACAAATATCATAGATGTTCACTTCAATGTCGAAAACCGGAAGAAACCATAA